In the genome of Croceimicrobium hydrocarbonivorans, one region contains:
- a CDS encoding Fic family protein: MDQFHQGYFINEGTYHYFKPSEIDRRWEMKDTNLANLLAEASNLVGKLDMFSKFVPNIDLFIRLHVVKEATKSSKIEGTNTDLPEAVQSQNQIRDERRDDWREVQNYVEAMNLAIEHLKKLPISSRLIKIAHKSILQGVRGARKEPGEFRRSQNWIGGMGISSASFVPPPHIEIAGLMGDLEKFANSDETNLHPLVKVALIHYQFETIHPFLDGNGRVGRLLITLYLVQQKVLEKPLLYLSDFFERHKLEYYEKLMLVRKSGDLQAWITFFLAGIIETAKTSIGTLEGILNLNRTVSEKINTLRGRAENAQKVVEYLYVKPIVEVSEVTEIIGLSRPASYKLVDSLERIGILKKWGDSKPQKYVFDDYLSLFMTE; this comes from the coding sequence ATGGACCAATTTCACCAAGGGTACTTTATCAATGAAGGAACCTATCATTACTTCAAACCCTCTGAAATTGATAGGAGATGGGAAATGAAGGATACAAATTTAGCCAATCTATTAGCTGAAGCTTCAAATCTTGTAGGTAAGCTCGATATGTTTTCAAAGTTTGTCCCAAATATCGATTTATTCATTAGGCTACATGTAGTTAAGGAAGCTACAAAATCAAGTAAAATTGAAGGCACCAACACAGACCTGCCTGAAGCAGTCCAATCACAGAATCAGATTCGGGATGAAAGAAGGGATGATTGGCGGGAAGTGCAAAATTATGTTGAGGCCATGAATTTAGCAATTGAGCACTTGAAAAAACTCCCAATCTCCAGCAGATTAATAAAGATTGCACATAAAAGTATTTTACAAGGGGTGAGGGGTGCAAGAAAAGAACCGGGAGAGTTTCGTAGAAGTCAGAATTGGATAGGGGGGATGGGAATTAGCTCTGCGTCATTTGTGCCTCCTCCGCATATTGAAATAGCAGGCTTAATGGGTGATTTAGAAAAATTTGCAAATAGTGATGAAACTAATTTACACCCTCTTGTCAAAGTAGCATTAATCCATTATCAATTTGAAACAATACACCCTTTTTTAGATGGGAACGGTAGAGTAGGGCGGCTGTTAATCACTTTATATCTAGTTCAACAGAAGGTGTTGGAAAAACCGCTATTGTATTTATCAGACTTTTTCGAAAGGCACAAGCTAGAATATTATGAAAAACTAATGCTGGTAAGGAAGTCTGGTGACTTGCAGGCTTGGATTACATTTTTTTTAGCAGGAATCATAGAAACTGCTAAAACATCAATTGGCACCTTAGAGGGAATTCTGAATTTGAATAGAACAGTCAGTGAAAAAATTAACACTCTACGAGGAAGGGCCGAAAATGCACAAAAAGTTGTAGAATATTTGTATGTCAAGCCAATTGTAGAAGTTTCTGAGGTAACTGAGATCATCGGATTGTCAAGACCGGCTTCTTATAAGCTTGTTGATAGCCTTGAGAGAATTGGTATATTGAAAAAATGGGGTGATTCAAAGCCGCAGAAGTATGTTTTTGATGATTATCTTTCTTTATTTATGACTGAATAG